The following proteins are co-located in the Ooceraea biroi isolate clonal line C1 unplaced genomic scaffold, Obir_v5.4 UnassembledTig51, whole genome shotgun sequence genome:
- the LOC113563524 gene encoding vegetative cell wall protein gp1-like yields the protein MSPSQPASSSTVPSGLSGHVDASRAATSLSPDSPLSAHLRGRGPPVPRWRGAEPEGGDTTIDTYLWSDSVSTPTTPSTPTPDARGPEMPRSDRPRTPPPTARRCCPSPRSTNAGPDPPPSPPAPRPSRPAAGNPRARTSH from the coding sequence ATGTCCCCGAGCCAGccggcctcctcctccaccgtgCCCTCCGGCCTCTCCGGCCACGTGGACGCGAGCAGGGCGGCGACCAGTCTGTCACCAGACAGCCCCTTGAGCGCCCATCTCCGCGGTCGGGGTCCGCCCGTCCCCCGTTGGCGGGGGGCGGAGCCCGAGGGCGGAGACACCACCATAGACACGTATCTATGGTCCGACAGCGTCTCCACCCCGACAACACCCTCCACCCCGACACCCGACGCGCGAGGGCCGGAGATGCCCAGGTCAGATCGACCACGGACTCCCCCGCCCACCGCACGCAGGTGCTGTCCGAGCCCACGTTCAACAAATGCAGGCCCAGACCCGCCGCCCAGTCCGCCAGCACCGCGCCCTTCGCGTCCGGCCGCCGGGAACCCCAGAGCGCGGACTTCGCATTGA
- the LOC113563521 gene encoding uncharacterized protein LOC113563521, with translation MAEGPSWGEASGLAELAVAVVVRAIREAGLEVAPQKTQAMFFFDHRRALRRAAPRLEGATNALSRLLPNLGGPETRVRRLLVGAVRSIALYGAPVWAEDLAASRRALQVVRAAERRLAGRVVRAYRTVSHRAALALAGTPPVELLAEGHANAYLRRRDLRERGVVLTARAKGALREQGRRAVLLKWQRRLADPGESGRRVAGAVQPILCEWVDRGWGTLTYRTTQVLSGHGCFGEFLCRIGKERGPHCHHCGAERDTADHTLAECAAWGEERRVLKDVVGEDLSLPTVMRKMVGSERNWRAVSSFCEQVMLRKEEAERERRPGVGRRGPGHG, from the exons ATGGCCGAGGGTCCGAGCTGGGGGGAGGCGTCCGGCCTGGCGGagttggcggtggcggtggtggtccgCGCCATCAGGGAGGCTGGGCTGGAGGTGGCGCCGCAGAAGACCCAGgcgatgttctttttcgaccaTCGCCGGG CACTTCGGCGGGCTGCGCCGAGGCTGGAGGGGGCGACCAACGCGCTGAGTCGCCTCCTCCCGAACCTCGGGGGCCCGGAGACGCGAGTGCGCCGCTTGCTGGTGGGAGCGGTGCGGTCGATCGCCCTGTACGGGGCGCCGGTGTGGGCGGAGGACCTCGCGGCCTCCCGGCGGGCCCTCCAGGTGGTGAGGGCGGCCGAGAGGCGGCTGGCCGGGAGGGTCGTGAGGGCGTACCGCACCGTCTCTCACCGAGCGGCGCTGGCCCTGGCGGGCACCCCCCCCGTGGAGCTGCTGGCGGAGGGACACGCTAACGCGTACCTCCGCCGGCGGGACCTGCGGGAGAGGGGTGTGGTGCTGACGGCCAGGGCAAAGGGGGCCCTGAGGGAGCAGGGGAGGAGGGCGGTGCTGCTGAAGTGGCAGCGGCGACTCGCCGACCCGGGTGAATCGGGTCGGAGGGTCGCCGGGGCCGTCCAGCCCATCCTCTGCGAGTGGGTGGACAGAGGATGGGGGACGTTGACCTACAGGACGACACAGGTTCTCTCCGGACACGGATGCTTCGGGGAGTTCCTGTGTCGTATCGGGAAGGAGCGCGGACCGCACTGCCACCATTGCGGGGCGGAGAGGGACACGGCGGACCACACCCTAGCCGAGTGCGCGGCATGGGGTGAGGAACGCCGTGTCCTTAAAGACGTGGTAGGGGAGGACCTCTCGCTGCCGACCGTCATGAGGAAGATGgtcgggagcgagaggaactggagggcggtctcctccttctgcgagcaggtgatgctgcggaaggaggaggccgagcgcgagcgccgacCGGGAGTCGGCCGGAGGGGTCCCGGCCACGGATGA
- the LOC113563522 gene encoding uncharacterized protein LOC113563522 yields the protein MGMEVAPRKSEAMFLHRGGTPPPSSIRVAGHLVPVGSRLKYLGLTLDGRWSFERHFEDLAPRLERASMALSRMLPNLRGPSGRVRRLLVGAVRSIALYGAPIWAADLTNSPKAMRICRASERRLAARVVRAYRTVSHRAALVLAGIPPLALAAAGYAESYRRLRRLRERGVAVTARAREVLRWQTRRSVLGSWQNQLLTDGPGNTSGRRVVGALGPRLSEWVDRGWGELSFRTTQVLAGHGCFGEYLCRIGKESGPRCHHCVADVDSADHTVMRCPAWSEFRRVLVRDIGEDLSLSGVVGAMLESERKWRAVASFSERVMLRKEAAERERRGEGPRQQRPLPHR from the coding sequence ATGGGGATGGAGGTGGCCCCCCGCAAATCGGAGGCAATGTTTTTGCACCGTGGCGGGACGCCGCCTCCATCCTCTATTCGGGTAGCGGGACATCTCGTCCCGGTCGGGTCGAGGCTCAAATATCTGGGCCTCACTCTGGACGGTCGGTGGTCCTTCGAGAGGCACTTCGAGGACCTGGCCCCCAGGTTGGAGCGCGCCTCGATGGCTTTGTCGAGGATGCTGCCCAACCTGAGGGGCCCATCGGGAAGGGTGCGGCGCCTGCTGGTGGGCGCGGTGAGATCGATCGCCCTTTATGGGGCGCCGATCTGGGCGGCCGACCTCACGAACTCTCCGAAGGCCATGCGAATTTGCAGAGCCTCGGAGAGGAGGTTGGCCGCCAGGGTTGTCCGCGCCTACCGGACGGTGTCGCACCGGGCGGCGCTGGTCCTGGCCGGCATTCCCCCTCTGGCGCTGGCGGCCGCTGGATACGCCGAGTCGTACCGGCGGCTGCGGCGCCTGAGGGAACGGGGTGTTGCGGTCACGGCTAGGGCGCGCGAGGTCCTGAGGTGGCAGACTCGGCGATCCGTGTTGGGGAGTTGGCAGAACCAACTCCTGACTGACGGCCCGGGGAATACCTCGGGTCGGCGGGTCGTCGGGGCTCTTGGTCCGCGGCTGTCCGAGTGGGTGGACCGCGGCTGGGGCGAGTTGTCCTTTCGGACGACGCAGGTGCTCGCCGGGCATGGATGCTTCGGCGAGTACCTGTGTCGAATAGGGAAGGAGAGCGGGCCACGTTGCCACCATTGTGTCGCGGATGTGGACTCGGCGGATCACACAGTGATGCGCTGCCCGGCGTGGAGTGAGTTCCGCCGGGTCCTCGTCCGCGACATAGGGGAAGATCTCTCGCTCTCTGGCGTCGTTGGTGCTATGCtggagagcgagaggaaatGGAGAGCCGTCGCCTCGTTCTCGGAGCGGGTGATGCTCCGGAAGGAGGCGgcggagagggagaggagggggGAGGGGCCTCGACAGCAGAGGCCCCTCCCTCACCGGTGa